TTTCCAGCCATCTGTAGCTTCAATCTCCACTTCTCCACTCATCCTTTTTCCAACTTGTTCCCAGAACATCCGAGAGAACGGGGAATGCTCTGCGCATGACCTTAAAAAGCAAACGTTACAGAAGGACCCTATTCCCCACTCATTCCCATCCAAATAGGAAGCCAGAATGTTTGCCCAGCAGAGCTATTTGCACGGGCTGAAACAAAAACTGTCTAATACCTTTCAACCATTAGACACGCGGTCTGAAACTGGCGTCGAAGAGAATACAACAGTTTCATTCTTGAAAAGATATCAGCTGACTGATTAGAGTCAGTGAGAAAAGTTGGTAACAAAAGTTTATTAAAGTGCGTTACAACACAAAATTGTTCAGAATGAATGAAAACAAGAAGCAGAAGTTAGACAGTAGATCAGGCAGATAGTGCCCGAaaggtcgactctcctgctcctcggatgctgcctgacctgctgtgctttaccagcgccacacttttcgactctgacctccagcatctgcagtgctcactttctcctagatcagACCAACAGTTCTGGTTTTGTTtttagttcagatttccagcatccgcggCACTTTGCATTAAAATGTACTGTTCTCCTAATGATGCAGGTGACAAATGGAATTAACCAGGCACACTCCAACAAGTCTTACAATCTTTCAGTGAAATAGTGCGAGAATCTCATGTTTTCTATACATTTACTTAAAATGCACAAACATGCGTTATTAACAGGATCGATGTGAGCTTCTAATCGCAGAACTCTAAGTTGCAAATCTGAATAAAATCGAAAGTCAAACAAGTATAAAACTAAATTATTTGAGATTTACTTGACCGTCATTTGGCAGCAATTAACAATAACATGGGATACTGGAGATAGGGCAGAAGTAACCAGTCGTTGTCTGGTTCGACCATCCAATTATCTCCTCGAACTTCTCGCATTCTACAGTGTAGTCTGCTATGCAATGACACAACCCATGAAGCATTCCACGCAGCCATGGGCTGCGCCTTCCAGTGTCATTTCTTTAAAAGGTTACAGTTTTGTAAGGATGTCCACTGTCACATTTCATTGTCATGCCGCTTTATTAACCTCTCACAGTACGTGTAAATTAAATGGAATCCGGCGTGTGACCCATAtttcatgtctcctctcaatcaagCTTCCACCGTGTTACCATTTCACTAAAAGACTTGAGTTTTTTGTTGCTCTTCTGCTTCCAATGAGTCAGCGCGTCGCTAACAATGAACAGATTCAAAACTTATACATGCAAAGTATTAGAGTTCTTGCCTGCAACACCACCGGACGCATAAAAGCGCTTCATGGCCAATAAATACGCATTTTTTTAGTCACTGTTATTATGTATTAGTAGAAGTTGTTAATGTATTATACATAAAAGTGGTATTTAAAATGTTTAAACTATCAATGACCCCGTCAGCCACGGCACAGAAAGTAACATCCTTGGTACAAATCAGCATTGGAATCTGATTCTTCCTGAACAAGGTAGCCGTTAAAATGTCACTTTCCTTATATCCAGCTAATGGAGAGAATACTCACAGATTTGTTGCTTGTATCGGTGCCATTTACATTGTACTACATCAGGTAATGGAAAATGTTTACTGGATGTACTACTTGTTTTTGAAATATGCAGAAAATGTAAAATATGATTTAAAATCATATTTTATGTTGTGAATATTAATTAAGATTATTATAAGTAACGATTTCATTGTTAAAAGTTAATTACAAAATAGGAAATTCCTTGCTCTCTTTACAGAGCCCTGTACCCAATTATTCCTGAGTTAATTGTACTCGGAGCAGTTTACTTTAATGTAAAAAGCCAATTATTTGGTCTGGACAGAATTGGACAATGCGATGATTGCATTCATATCATTGCACTGAGAAAACCCGAAGAGAGCAAATAATTACCAATGACTTGAAAACTAATTGATTTCCAACTATTTAAATTAGTAACTCGTCATCAGAGTGGCTTCATGTGAGCAACTCAGGTTATACAGGTGAAAAAGAATCCACCCCATAAATAAATCATACCAGTTAGTGAACAAATGAAACTTTGCTGTGTGTCCTCTTATCTGAGGGAAGTGACGGAATGGGATGATTTAATTAATATTTGGGATCATGTTCACTGGAATGACGTCAGCCAACATGAAAATAAAAGACCCAGAGTCTAAGCACAGAAGCAGGCAGTGAAGGAGGAAGCAAGTGGAGAAACTAATCATTGGAGAAGAGTGGTTCAGCCTGAAGTCAAACTGAGATGAGCGGACAAATGAGTTTCTACTGCGGGCTCTTTCTTGTGTTCCTGATCCAAGCCCAAGCTAGACCAAGAACAGATGATAGCATCCAGGTAAGAGAACCGAACGGAAGAACGACCCATTCGCTTGTGGTATGGACAATGTATTTTACTCTCCATTGTCTTCAGTTAATAAACAGCTAATACGACGAATCAACTTGATAATGCGCGAGTGAATTGAAGCGCAGAAGAGCCATCGCCGATGGGGTTGAACAACGAGCATTCGTACGATTAGCCAACAATAGACAGTGAAGGAGTAGGTTTCTAGATGTCACTAACTTGAGCACTGTACTGCATCCTTGCTTCCTTTCGACAATTCCTTGGCTGATGTTCCAGGCTTTGTTGCGCTTGCACGTTCCAAATTCCAATCACATCGCCATGTTTATTGAAAATTCCCAAACTTTTCTAATCTATGGCTGTGAACAATTAGATCTGGTCCCCAAACCCTATCATTTTTTGTTTCTTACTTTCAGACCTTATCCAGACTTTTGGAAGATGAATACGGGCAGTACTTTCCCTCAGACGAGCTGAACAATGAGGCACAAGAGATATCGCCAGGCGCTTCCGTTTCAGAATTCAACGCTGACCTGTCCGATTTGGAGCTTCCCTGGGATCGCGaagccagagagatggagaggcagCCTACCCACCAGGAAGCAGTCCTGGACCGTATCCTGAAAGATCTCCGCAGTGGAATTCTGCGGGAAAATAATTCAAAGAAGAAAAAAAGTAAGAAATCACGGCCCTGCTTCGGAGTGAAACTGGACAGAATCGGGGCTATGAGTAATCTGGGCTGTTAGCGGCTTGTTTTAAGGTAAGAGCGGTTGAGGTAATCATTGCCGATGTCTGTTACAGTTTGAATGGTACACATAAATAGTGGAGTGCTCAAAGAGGTAGCAGTCAGCGATA
The Chiloscyllium punctatum isolate Juve2018m chromosome 16, sChiPun1.3, whole genome shotgun sequence DNA segment above includes these coding regions:
- the LOC140487035 gene encoding C-type natriuretic peptide prohormone-like; its protein translation is MSGQMSFYCGLFLVFLIQAQARPRTDDSIQTLSRLLEDEYGQYFPSDELNNEAQEISPGASVSEFNADLSDLELPWDREAREMERQPTHQEAVLDRILKDLRSGILRENNSKKKKSKKSRPCFGVKLDRIGAMSNLGC